One Nicotiana tomentosiformis chromosome 4, ASM39032v3, whole genome shotgun sequence genomic window carries:
- the LOC104103910 gene encoding protein IQ-DOMAIN 32 yields MGKSTASSCFKIIACGSDSVEHDELETPSESKSSSDKRGWSFRKKSARHRVLSNTVVSETLSGNKDWPESANANLQTQSNSTIPEKASVIQWADEKPQFSTAEKPKVCADEKPQILVDEEPQVSTAEKPQILEDENPPVSKDEKSLVSEDEKPPVSKDEKPLVSEDEKPLVSENEKPRISLDKKPHVSTDEKPIPLSVVDATLSEPVTSRVNDGKADVTPDEHVVIVIQTAVRAFLARRAQLKQKHITKLQAAVRGHLVRRHAVGTLRCVQAIVRMQAIVRARYANRLAKGSRNKEKLNGKGKESSGTKSEVTYTSISKLLSNSFAQQLLESTPKTKSINIKCDPSKSDSAWKWLERWVSVSSPGNEPSAQLELSAEQQEKESSVEHSSNLIESKVLLDSESMDFRQDDEVSLSAALSENDEHLITYDADSLEVQADIPVPPQPQNVDETNSRDDNFCSIPTQYKESELLPESETNSFPAKTEVDSEDTHSLTVESPETESKQVVHGSRKASNPAFIAAQTKFEELTSAAKSTKISSLSNHKTEDESSEETFSSITDQSFGARETAMSEASVPHSTRAQVGGSECGTELSISSTLDSPDRSEVGAREFEQELKPSYDQTAHDKSNGYPHIGDDSINDLLHPDYVQTGTEDPTDNANSELKDVMVSSDLSHEEKPEKKSVNVQIEQEAKTDRLYKVSPDASPRSHVTVPESQGTPSSQVSVNPKKIKSEKSGSNPKRHASSAGKKSPSIPIHGSGTASSEQLPKDHKNGKRRNSFGSAKAGQVEQQEPRDSGSSSSLPSYMQATESAKAKALPNSSPRSSPDVHNKDEFIKKRHSLPGSNGRQGSPRIQRSLSNAQHGAKGNGTQSPQERKWQR; encoded by the exons atgggAAAATCAACAGCTTCTTCTTGTTTCAAGATTATTGCTTGTGGCAGTGATTCAGTCGAACATGATGAACTTGAAACTCCTTCTGAG AGTAAGAGCTCAAGCGACAAGCGTGGATGGAGTTTCCGCAAGAAATCAGCCAGGCATCGTGTATTAAGCAATACAGTAGTTTCAGAAACACTATCTGGGAACAAGGACTGGCCAGAATCTGCAAATGCCAATCTGCAAACGCAATCTAACTCTACCATTCCAGAGAAGGCATCTGTCATCCAATGGGCAGATGAGAAACCCCAGTTCTCAACAGCCGAGAAGCCCAAGGTCTGCGCAGACGAGAAGCCCCAGATCTTGGTGGACGAGGAGCCCCAAGTCTCGACAGCCGAGAAGCCTCAGATCTTGGAGGATGAGAATCCCCCGGTCTCCAAAGATGAGAAGTCCTTGGTCTCCGAAGACGAAAAGCCCCCGGTTTCCAAAGACGAGAAGCCCCTGGTTTCCGAAGACGAGAAGCCCCTGGTTTCTGAAAATGAGAAGCCGCGCATCTCATTAGACAAGAAGCCCCATGTCTCAACAGATGAGAAACCCATACCCTTATCCGTGGTGGATGCAACACTATCAGAGCCAGTAACATCTAGAGTCAATGATGGTAAAGCTGATGTCACTCCAGATGagcatgttgttattgttatccAGACTGCAGTCAGAGCATTTCTG GCAAGAAGAGCTCAACTGAAGCAAAAGCATATAACTAAATTGCAAGCTGCTGTACGTGGACATTTAGTTCGCAGGCATGCTGTCGGAACTCTGCGATGTGTCCAAGCTATTGTCAGAATGCAAGCTATTGTTCGAGCACGCTATGCTAATCGCCTTGCAAAAGGTTCTAGAAACAAGGAGAAGTTAAAT GGAAAGGGAAAGGAGAGCTCAGGAACAAAATCAGAGGTCACATACACTTCTATTTCGAAGCTACTAAGCAATAGCTTTGCTCAACAG CTCCTTGAATCAACTCCGAAGACCAAAAGTATTAATATTAAGTGTGATCCTTCCAAATCTGATTCAGCCTGGAAATGGTTAGAGAGATGGGTGTCTGTTTCATCACCAGGAAATGAACCGTCAGCACAATTAGAATTATCAGCAGAACAGCAGGAGAAGGAAAGTAGTGTTGAGCACTCCAGCAACCTTATTGAAAGTAAAGTTCTGCTTGATTCTGAGTCAATGGACTTCAGACAGGATGACGAGGTATCGTTATCTGCGGCTCTGTCAGAAAATGACGAACATTTGATCACTTATGATGCAGATAGCTTAGAGGTGCAAGCCGACATACCAGTACCTCCTCAGCCTCAGAATGTTGATGAAACAAATTCAAGAGATGACAATTTCTGTTCTATTCCTACTCAATATAAGGAGTCCGAGCTGCTCCCCGAGTCAGAGACCAATTCTTTCCCTGCTAAGACTGAAGTTGACAGTGAGGATACACATTCCCTTACTGTTGAATCTCCAGAGACGGAGAGCAAACAGGTCGTACATGGATCAAGAAAGGCAAGTAATCCTGCATTTATTGCTGCTCAGACAAAGTTTGAGGAACTCACTTCGGCAGCTAAATCAACCAAAATATCTAGTTTGTCCAATCATAAGACTGAAGACGAATCCAGTGAAGAAACATTTTCATCTATCACTGATCAATCATTTGGGGCAAGGGAAACTGCCATGTCAGAAGCTTCTGTTCCTCATAGTACAAGAGCTCAAGTTGGTGGTTCTGAATGTGGCACCGAGCTTTCTATTTCTTCTACCCTGGACTCACCAGATAGGTCTGAAGTTGGAGCTCGCGAATTTGAGCAGGAACTAAAGCCTTCATACGATCAAACTGCCCATGACAAGAGCAACGGATATCCGCACATTGGAGACGACAGTATAAATGACTTATTGCACCCCGACTATGTTCAGACAGGGACAGAGGATCCTACCGATAATGCTAACAGTGAGCTTAAAGATGTTATGGTCAGTTCAGATCTATCACACGAGGAGAAGCCAGAGAAAAAATCAGTTAATGTTCAAATAGAACAAGAAGCTAAGACGGATCGGCTATACAAAGTGTCACCAGACGCATCTCCAAGGAGCCATGTAACTGTCCCTGAATCCCAAGGGACACCTTCTAGTCAGGTGTCAGTGAATCCTAAGAAGATCAAAAGTGAAAAAAGTGGATCAAATCCCAAGCGTCATGCCTCATCTGCTGGCAAAAAGTCTCCTTCGATACCAATCCATGGTTCAGGTACAGCTAGTTCGGAACAATTACCTAAGGATCATAAAAATGGGAAGCGACGGAATTCTTTCGGTTCAGCAAAAGCTGGACAAGTTGAACAGCAGGAGCCTAGAGATAGCGGTAGTAGCAGTTCTCTCCCAAGTTACATGCAAGCAACAGAATCTGCAAAAGCCAAAGCTCTCCCAAATAGCTCTCCGAGATCTAGTCCAGATGTCCACAATAAAGATGAATTCATTAAAAAGAGACACTCGCTTCCTGGTTCAAATGGTAGGCAAGGTTCACCTCGTATCCAGCGGTCTTTGTCTAATGCACAGCACGGTGCAAAGGGAAACGGAACTCAATCTCCACAGG AGAGGAAATGGCAGCGATGA
- the LOC104108742 gene encoding uncharacterized protein: MLKFLSKVKIEFNALDPRIASCMEFLAQCNAPKAKESNPSCQVQVKRRTDDHPPQITVTFVNGVEQSYDATSTPAQNIRTMILEKGQYLETEQMFREAGEKWPVVIPDEELQQPFLGIKPKKAEEKKQ; encoded by the exons ATGTTGAAATTCTTGTCGAAGGTGAAAATCGAATTCAATGCCTTAGACCCAAGAATAGCTTCATGTATGGAGTTTTTGGCTCAATGTAATGCTCCTAAAGCCAAAGAATCAAACCCAAGTTGCCAGGTTCAAGTCAAGCGCCGCACCGATGACCATCCACCCCAAATCACAGTCACCTTCGTCAATGGTGTCGAGCAAAGCTATGATGCTACTTCTACACCGGCACAGAACATCCGTACTATGATTCTAGAAAAGGGTCAGTATCTTGAGACTGAACAAATGTTCCGTGAAGCTGGTGAGAAATGGCCTGTTGTTATTCCTGATGAAGAGCTTCAACAGCCATTTCTCGGAATAAAG CCAAAGAAAGCAGAAGAGAAGAAGCAGTAA